The DNA segment ttgaggctggggagatagctcagtcggtagagtgcttgcattgcaagcacaaggccctgggttcggtccccagcaccaaaaaaaaaaaaaaaaaaaaaaaaagactgaagagtTTGAAAGTTCATCATGCTGCCTTTATTTTAGGCATGCTAATCTCTATTCTTGCCCCATCCTCTGGAACTGACCTGaacctcttctcctttctctgtatGGATGACTTCAAGACAGAATTTCTATACTGTCTTCATGTAGGTGACTCACAAATACGTGTTGCTGCATATCTCAATCTCTGTCTTGGGCCTGTCCCCTTCAAATCTTTTTTCCTCTCCAATCAGGTTTCCTTTCATACACACCTTGAATCCCTTAAAGCACAAACTAAAAAGTCACCCTTGAATCCTCTCCTCCAGCATCCAGTCCATTAGCGGGCCCTGCCAATGACCCCACCTTGACCACTCTCCAAAATGTCCACTTCCATCCATATCCACTGCCCCCACCCTTGTGCAGGTCACCACCTTCTACCCTGGATCCCACTCTgtgtcttccttcctcttctgtccCATTCCAGTCCATATTCCAAACAGCAGTAGTGGCTTCCTTGAAACAAACACCAGACTCCTCACTATGGCCTAAAGGCCCTGTGCCACCCAGCTCCAACCTACTTCTGCTGCTTTAGCCTTCTGTTTACCTTTGCCTAAAGACACTTTTCTTCCTAGACCATCTTAGTCAGTCCaagttttatataaattctttGCTATTTCTCTATCTGATCCCTCATCTCCCATCAAGAAATAGAGTCTAATCCCCACTTGAATGTTAGCTGACCTTAAATGACTTGCTTGACCAACAGTGTGACAAAAGTGACACTATGCAGGTTCCAAGGCCACATCAGGAGTCTTTGGGTTTCTATCTCGGCCCCCAGGATACTTCTCTGGGAGTCATGAGTCATCATGTAGGGATTTCACCTACCTAGACCATGTTGCTGAGGCCACACACAGGAATGTTGGTCCCACTCTGCCCAGTCTTCCCTTCATCCCTGCCATGGTGCTAGACCCGTGATGGAAGGTACTAGGACACTGCAGACACCTTATCTGCCAGCCCAAAACCATCAGGCCTGTTCAAAGGATCTGCAACCGAGTCACGTGGAGCAGTTACCAGCAGGGCCCCTTAAACATTTCTGATTCACAAAATCATGAAATCTAATGAAATGGTTATTGcttaaaatattaagttttgGGATGGTGTGCCAAGACTCTTCCCCCCTCAAAGCCTTGACACATGCTTCTCGCTGTGTCAAAACAGTTCCTACCTATGTGATCACTTCCTTCTCTTATCTGCAATGTTCACCAAAGAGGACCCTTGCAAACCAGCCCAACTAATTTAAAAGTACCAAAATGGGACTATAGCAtagcttatttatttgcttgtgaACTTAACAAGTAAACAGGCACAAATAAATTATTAACCTTACTTCCCTCCCAGAGCAGACATTTAGTAATCTATAGATCAGAGGCTAGACAACTGCTCTTTTATTAGTTTCTTATTGGGCTACAGTAACACAAATAGATTTATGCAttagtatttttgttgtttgtttttctgaggattaagcccaggggtgctctaccactgagctagaaccccaatatttttttaattactacttttttgagacaggatcttgctaacttgccaagactggccttggacttatgatcctcctgtctcagtctactCATTAACTGGGTTTATGGACAAATGCCACAAGATTTGATTTTTACAGGTAATTTTGACATGGCAGAGTAAAGAAGTTGCCACTGAAACCATGTGAcaacaaagcctaaaatatttactatctggcacTTTACTGTCTGCTCAACCCTTGCTCTGGAATCTTGAAGAGCAAGAGATATGAATACCTACACTTTATGGTACCTGGCAGTCTTAGGTACATAATTAGTGTCTGTTGAAAGAATTGAAAACTTCAGTTGCCCAGCTATAGTTCTTCCTTACTGAGAGGCTCTTTGTAGTATGGCCAGGCTGGTCAGGGGCTGGGTCAGTTTCCTGCTGAGTTCCTCAGTGACTAAGgcaatacaaaaacaaaagcccTGGAGGCCAGACACCAGGACTGAGTGACAGCTCCATGATCAGCTCAAGAAGACCTTGAGACTGTGTGACCACTTATGCTCATCTTTGAGGGAAGAAAGGGTGAGGTATCCATTAGGAACTCCGCCATTTTCAGGAGCCCACGGCTATGGTCACCCCTCAGGTAAGGGTGGGGGCATCTCAGGGAGCAGAGggtcctctgcctctgccctccccagTGAATATGGGCTGGGCTAGACCCTGGAGAGCAGCCATGCAGGAGAGGGGAAAGCCCCTCctcaggaaggggcagggagggtgCCAAGGCCGGCCATACACATGCCACTTCCTGGTTAACCTGGACATCATGGGACAGAGGGTCAGGCTGTGTGTGGTCACAGGCTGTACATGGGCAAGCCTGGGGTTTCCAAgctgtgtgtgcacgtgcacaaaGAGGAAGCAGACCCTGAGAATCTGCCAGGACCACTGGGATGATCTATGGATTTCTGCCCCTGATGCAATGAGTTGGGAAAGCCATCTGCTCAAAACATATTGCACACACATCTCCTTTTAATCTGGTATACCATCTCTCAGGCccagaagagaaaatattcccctttccctccctagTACCAAGGTCCCCATCAGGTTCCATGGGTCCATAGAGGGTTGCATTTAGTGATGAGCTGGGGTCTTAAGGCCTGAGAAAGAGCTAGATTCTAGGAGGCCCAAGTCTTGGAGGGCTTCCAGTAGCTGTTCCCGGGCAGCACCAATAAAGGAATTCTCCAGGAAGGCAGGCAAGCCTCCCACACCATCTCGCAGGGTATAGAGAGGCACCCGCACAAGGCCCAGCACCTGTGAAAGCAAGGAGACAGGAGACATTTGGACCCCATGTAGCTCATCATGTTGCCTCAATCCCTCTGCAACAGATCTCTCTGGAGCAGAGGTCTTACCTCCCTTAACAATCAGGCAGAACCAGTCCCAAGGCTCATACCTCAGTGAAGCAGACTGGGCTCAATCCTGAGCATGCAACTGACCCACGACATGCTCTCCAGCTCCATAAATGCTAATCCTTCCTACCTCTCTACTTGAAACCTTTAGTGACACCTGCCTCTAGGATGCAGGCATGGCTCTATAGCACAGATTCTTGAATGTGGAACCTACAGCAGTTGTATTAGCATCACTTGGGACCTAGTACTTCCTCCAGCCCTACCTCTCACCAGCAATTGGAAGAATGGGGTTCAGGAATCACTGAGTATATGTTGCCAAAGTGAGCACAGTAATCATTGTTTTCATAGCTTCTCCTCCCTGTGATTCTGATATGTgccagaatttgagaaaatatctcTATATGCAATCTGTCTCTCCTAGCCTTTAGTATGAGCCATATTTTTTacctaaaaaaacaaagacccaaaGTTAAGTGCTTAGGGTGTCTCGACTGACCATTATTATATTATCAATAAGGAACAGCGGAGAAACTTGGATGGATGTGCTCTAGAAAGATCTCAGTAGAAGCTGGTATCCTGGGGGAAGAGGGCAGACCTCCACAGGGAGACTGGTTTGACAGTACTATTCTGATTAGAGATGACCAAAATCCCAACTACTCCTAGAAACTGGGGAAGACCCCAAGGTCTGAGGGGTTATAACCTCCTTCCAGGGGTGTTTTCCTTGGGCAGGGGACCCGGGATGGCCCCACCTCCAGCCCATGGTCCTTGGCTTGTGGTGCGCCAGCTTCCACAGCCTCCAGCTGCTCTAGGGTCAGACGTTTGGCATAGAAGTGGGCCACCACCCGCGGTCTGGCCCCGGCGTGTGAGCTCCGGTAATCAGTGCGCTCCACACGGAAGGCAGACACCGCTTCGCCGAGCTCCTCGCGCAATTCTCGGTTCAGCCCGTCCTCCAGGCTGCTGTCCTGAGCGTCCACAAAGCCGCCTGGGAAGCCCAGGCGTCCGTCGAAGCGCATCTGCATCTGAGGGAGGGGAAGTGGGGTTGGCTGGGGTACCCATAGGACGCGCCCCAGGGATGGTGCAGGGCTGGAGAGGGGAGTGGCCAGGCGCGCCCCCTCCTCACCAGCACGGCGTACCGCAGCGGGATGCGGCCGAAGAGCATCCCCGGGTCGGGCGCGTAAAGCAGTGCGTGGCACGCATGCCTCCAGCCAGACCCCAAGGCCAGGGCCTCCGCCAGCTCCACCTTGCGACCCCCGGCCATGGCTGGAGGATCTCTCTTCCTGGTCTGGGTGGACCACGTGGTTTTGCCGGGGGCGGGGCGTCTCATCTCTCACCTATAGGGTTCTGGGCGGGGCTGCCAGGGCCAATCCCTGCAGGGTGTATGGGCGGGACCGAAAAAAAAAGGCTGTACTACCGCAGCAGCCAATCAAGGCGGGGCTTTCAGGCAGAGTCGCTCGACAATGGCTGTGGGGAAACTGAAAGCTCTCTCTGGGTTGGGCATTAGACCGAGGCGGGCCTGAAGGTGAATCTGGAGCCCTGAAACTAGCCAGGCCAGTAAATAGATGCTTACGTCACAGTCTGAATCTCAGGCATTTCCGGGCAAGTCTTTAAAGCTGGGAAATGCTCCTTTGTACCCTAAGCAGGATTTCATTGCCCTGGAGTCCCGGTAGTGGGAGGAACAGTATAGCATGGTTTACTCTGACTACAACAGTGCAAGGGGCCTGGGGTTGAGGGAAGGAGGGACATAGGCCAGTCTGGCTTCAGTGGCCTATAAGAGAGGTGGAGTGATCTGAGGTACAAGAAGCCCCGAAGGCTTTCTGGATTTTACCCATAAACACCCTCAGACCTTTGAGCagtgagggagggtgggagaCAGGTGGCTCACCCTACCACAGGGCAGGGACTTCTCCAGGCATGATGCTGAGGACTAAGGATTCAGGATCTGGCACCCCAGCTGAGGTTGTCCCTGCGCCAAAAGTCTATATGTATTAcacaaaggaaaggaggagacagCTCCTTGAGAGGGACCTGGGCATAAAGTCACAGCCAGGAAGTGACAGCCCATGGGGAACCCAGAGCTGGCCCAGACACAGCCTTGTGACTTagaagtcacttaacctctcaggCCCCTGGCTGCATCTGTTCCATGGAGATGATACCGACCAGTTAGGATGCTGAGAGGTGTAGAGCACTGTGCACGGTGCCAGGCACAAAGTGAACGTAGCCCCTCTTGGAACTGGGTGGGGGCCCGGTGCTGTCTTAGACTGAACACCAGGTTTGGAACTTAGCTCGACTCCTGAGCCCTCTGCTCTGCTAAGGAATGAGCTCTTCCTGGCATCATCTTTCCTAGCTTGGTCTTCTGAGTAGCAGGGCAACATCTAACATCAGGCAACTGGATGGAGAAGATGGGACCCTAGGTGTGGTGCAATCGTCATCATCCCACTAAGAGTTCTAGGGGGCTGGAAATGCGGCTGGGAAATGCCCCTGGTTAAACATAGGGTCACCTTGCAAAGAGATTATAAAAGCTTGTAAGAACTTAACAATTCCTGGGTCTTAAccagaccaattaaatcaaaGTTCATGGGGGTGTTGCAAGGGGATGGGtggttttaaaaacatgtttcagTTGACAAACAACCAGGGTCGAGAACCAATGCCATcacctcctcctttccctcccactAGCATTCCGGGGTGATTTAGAAATGGGCTCCTTTAAGTATATAGGGTCAAACATGCCCTTTCCAGAGCATTagctcttctgtttttctttcctcattgctTGAGAATTGTAAAGATAAATTTAAGTATTTCTAAGGCAACATAAGTAACTAAAATCAGGGAACCAGATATATAGGAATTAATGACTTTGTAGACCAGAGCTTTTCCAGGATGAATTGATTTAGAAGCACTTAAGATCTCCCAACCTTGCCAAGTCTTTTGAATTGCTGTCTGCCTATGACCCAGCTCCCACTTCCCAACCCCTGTTCCACCATACTCAGGCAGATTTCCCTGTAGTCAAGGTTAGAAGTAGAGGGCAGAGCCTAAAGAGCTGCCCCAACTTCATAATGGCACTCAAAAAGAATAATTGCTTAGCGGTTATCCTTGAAAGATGCTGGTGAactaattcatcttttttttttttatttttagggggGTGGGttacctgggattgaattcaggggccctCAATCACTGATctgtatccccagctctttcttgtattttatttagagacagggtctcactgagttgcttagcgcctcactgttgctgaggctggctttgaacttgtgatcctcctgcctcagcctcccaagctgctgggattacaggcatgcaccactgagcccggctcattattttaataataaagaagaattaatcatctctgttacttttaaaaatatggactCCACCTTAAGGTTATCACATAGTTGAACAGGAGAAATTTCTATTATGCAAGTGTTTTGGCTAATGAAAGCAGGAACTAATCAAgaatttgccatttttaaattttaaatagttaatgGATCCTAGGCAATATTCACCAATGGTTTCTAACCTCACAAAAGATCACCCAGCTATTGTATATATCATGATGGATGAAAACACCATATGGTACGAATAGGCTTGGGTCATATTCCTAAAAGACAGAATCCTGAATCCCATAACCCCAATGTTGACATTATGAAAGATCAAAATTCATAAACTCCCCAATCTTGAAATGTCAAAATCCCCAAACTATAACTctggaaaaaagaattaaaatattctttaagagacattcatttacatttctaaaaGGTGTTTTATTGGAAAAACATAAGAATACAAGAGAACACTTCCTAGGCCACTTTGTACAAtagaatagataataaaaatatttttacaagcaTATTCATATATGCTAATGTACTCTACTATATTAACAATAGTTGCATGGGTATAACATTTATGAACAGATGAGCCATATTCACTAAGAAATGGGTTGACAAAGTTAACTGTATAAACACATATCACTGGTTAGTAATTGTGTGCACCCAGATTTACAACTAATCATCTGGAACTTTGTGAGTCTTgatgaagtttaaaaaaactgCAGTGAGTCACCACTGCACTTTACCCAGCATGTGTAGTTTCCCAGAGCTGAGATCTCAAAAATTTGTTTCATTAAATGCAGATGTACACACAGGACATCTTGTTCATTGAGGAGTCAACATTATGATAATGCACTTTCTTGGAATCAAATTTGCATAAAATGAGTTAGAACACCCAAAGTCTTTACACAATTTATAGCTTCCTTATTGGAAATGACACAAAGATAAAATGATTTCATAGCCAAGTGTAGAGAGAATGCTGgcaattttaaatgatgaggaAAAACCTCAAAAAAACTTTGACACACTACAAAGACATAGTACAGAGATAAATTATGGGCAGTCGCACAGAGGAAGTCCATCAGAACTGGCCGACCTTCAGGATCATTATATTTTGAAGTCTTGCATCATGATAAATATCTGCTCTCTTTCTTTTAAGGTTTGGCTCTCCTTAGCGAACATATAGGCATTCATTTTCCATGTGgtgcttttctttttgaaattcttttatgaTTTGATATCCACTGACATGATCATTCCCTATTAAGTTTTCCCGTCTTCCACACTATGTGTCTGTGGTGTTTGGGGAAGGTGTTCTGCACATACTTGTGTACAGAACCCAGATTTGGTGGAACTTAGCCTGGTGATCGAACAGCATCATTATTTCAGGTCTTCTTATCCCACAGTGCACACGATTTCAAAACAGTAGCTTCACTGGCTTTTTCAGGCAAATGccactttaattcatttaaaattcctggaggctggggatgtagctcagtgcaacacttgcctagcatgcataaggcgctgggttcaatccccagtgcgagtgcacgcacacacacacacacacacacacacacacacagtttctgGAATTCCGTTAGCTAGAAGGAATGCTAGTGCAAATGAAGGAATGTTTAAAGGGAAGTTTTCGTTGTTGCTATATTTTATGGTCAATCCATTCATCTGATTTTTCTGCCAAATGTACTGGtctaaatggaaaaaacaatCTTGACTGATAACACCTTAGAAATTGACTTTTAGAAGCCTTGATTACACCTAATTCCAAATCTGTCATTATGGTTTGAAAATTTACAATTCACATTCTTCTTCAAAATCCACCAAATCTTCAAAAAAGCACTTATAAAGTACTTCACTTTTTCCAAGCATTAGCACATAGATGAACGTATAA comes from the Sciurus carolinensis chromosome 9, mSciCar1.2, whole genome shotgun sequence genome and includes:
- the LOC124992878 gene encoding U8 snoRNA-decapping enzyme isoform X2; its protein translation is MAGGRKVELAEALALGSGWRHACHALLYAPDPGMLFGRIPLRYAVLMQMRFDGRLGFPGGFVDAQDSSLEDGLNRELREELGEAVSAFRVERTDYRSSHAGARPRVVAHFYAKRLTLEQLEAVEAGAPQAKDHGLEVLGLVRVPLYTLRDGVGGLPAFLENSFIGAAREQLLEALQDLGLLESSSFSGLKTPAHH
- the LOC124992878 gene encoding U8 snoRNA-decapping enzyme isoform X1 gives rise to the protein MAGGRKVELAEALALGSGWRHACHALLYAPDPGMLFGRIPLRYAVLMQMRFDGRLGFPGGFVDAQDSSLEDGLNRELREELGEAVSAFRVERTDYRSSHAGARPRVVAHFYAKRLTLEQLEAVEAGAPQAKDHGLEVGPSRVPCPRKTPLEGGAGPCAGASLYPARWCGRLACLPGEFLYWCCPGTATGSPPRLGPPRI